A window of Candidatus Saccharibacteria bacterium contains these coding sequences:
- the rpsI gene encoding 30S ribosomal protein S9 → MAKADSYFYGIGRRKSATARARVMSGKGGIIVNGKPAEEYFAGSAPILRELNEPLTVLGKTSDYTVTLVITGGGHAGQVDAARLAIAKALSSINDDINGSLRKVGLLKRDTREKERKKYGLRSARKREQFSKR, encoded by the coding sequence ATGGCAAAAGCTGATTCATATTTCTACGGTATCGGCCGCCGCAAGAGTGCCACCGCCCGCGCCCGCGTCATGAGCGGCAAGGGTGGGATCATCGTCAACGGCAAGCCTGCAGAGGAATACTTTGCCGGCAGCGCCCCCATCCTGCGCGAGCTGAACGAGCCACTGACCGTCCTGGGTAAGACCAGTGACTACACCGTAACACTGGTCATCACCGGTGGCGGCCACGCCGGTCAGGTTGACGCTGCCCGCCTGGCAATCGCCAAGGCGCTCAGCAGCATCAACGACGACATCAACGGCAGCCTCCGCAAAGTCGGTCTGCTCAAGCGTGATACCCGCGAAAAAGAACGCAAGAAGTACGGTCTGCGCAGCGCCCGCAAGCGCGAGCAGTTCTCGAAGCGTTAA
- the rsmG gene encoding 16S rRNA (guanine(527)-N(7))-methyltransferase RsmG, which translates to MEATLSALHAHDIQISDQQSALLARFVDSFMAYNAHTNISAIRQPEAIWTKHIADSLMLLKFEDISGSAIDIGTGGGLPGIPLAIMRPTQPMFLLDSVGKKIKACQSFIEELGLENTRTILGRAEKIAKDSQHKHNYDTVLSRATAYLPILLAWSEHLLAPGGRIIMYKTPSDEERQAGTAVAKELKLTLAREHRYELEGQQRYILVYERTSTVKQRK; encoded by the coding sequence ATGGAAGCAACCCTCAGCGCCCTTCACGCCCACGATATACAGATATCCGACCAACAGTCTGCTTTGCTGGCACGTTTCGTCGATAGTTTCATGGCCTATAACGCCCACACCAACATCAGTGCCATCCGCCAGCCGGAAGCGATCTGGACCAAGCACATTGCGGACAGCCTGATGCTTTTGAAGTTTGAGGATATCAGCGGCAGCGCCATCGATATCGGTACTGGCGGCGGGCTGCCAGGCATTCCACTGGCCATCATGCGGCCCACGCAGCCGATGTTTCTGCTCGACTCGGTCGGCAAGAAGATCAAGGCCTGCCAAAGCTTCATAGAAGAGTTGGGGCTGGAGAACACCCGCACCATCCTTGGCCGGGCCGAGAAGATTGCTAAAGACTCCCAGCATAAACACAACTACGATACCGTCCTCTCGCGGGCGACTGCCTATCTGCCCATTCTGCTGGCCTGGTCGGAGCATCTGTTGGCTCCCGGCGGCCGTATCATCATGTACAAGACACCGAGTGATGAGGAGCGCCAGGCGGGTACAGCCGTAGCCAAGGAGCTAAAGCTGACGCTGGCCCGGGAGCATCGGTATGAATTGGAAGGACAGCAGCGCTACATCTTGGTATATGAGCGCACCAGTACGGTAAAGCAACGGAAATAA
- the trpS gene encoding tryptophan--tRNA ligase, protein MTKPTILTGLRANNDLHIGNYFGALLPIVNMARERAGDYTVNLFIPDLHSFTTPINHDELYGQSLHNARLFLAAGLPAAAEDIHMYRQSYVTAHSELTWILDCFTGFGEMSRMTQFKDKSSKLSEDRISVGLFNYPVLMAADILLYDAEYVPVGDDQSQHLEFTRDIAERMNSRFGELFTVPKSVKEQHQFFGKDQGLRIRNLIVPTQKMGKSDDEQRGVIYLSEDPAIAAKKIMGATTDSLAEINFDWERQPGVTNLLQILSLTSNMPQEEVNRQWIGKQQYGELKKAVATSVQSMLEDFQQRLQAIDEAAVLRKLEADEAKVALTAQATLLRAQKAVGLRR, encoded by the coding sequence ATGACAAAACCCACCATCCTCACCGGCCTCCGTGCCAACAATGACCTCCATATCGGCAATTACTTCGGTGCCTTGCTGCCAATCGTCAACATGGCCCGCGAGCGGGCAGGGGACTATACAGTCAACCTGTTCATTCCTGATCTGCACAGTTTTACGACCCCCATCAATCACGACGAGCTGTACGGGCAGTCTCTGCACAATGCACGGCTGTTCCTGGCGGCCGGCTTGCCCGCGGCGGCCGAAGACATCCACATGTATCGCCAAAGTTATGTTACTGCTCACAGCGAGCTGACTTGGATTCTTGATTGTTTCACTGGATTTGGCGAGATGAGCCGCATGACCCAGTTCAAGGACAAATCCAGCAAGCTGAGCGAAGACCGTATCAGTGTCGGCTTGTTCAACTATCCGGTATTGATGGCGGCCGACATCCTGCTGTACGATGCCGAGTACGTCCCCGTCGGCGACGACCAGTCCCAGCACCTCGAGTTCACCCGTGATATCGCCGAGCGCATGAACAGCCGCTTCGGTGAGTTGTTTACTGTGCCAAAGTCCGTCAAGGAACAGCATCAGTTCTTTGGTAAGGACCAAGGCCTGCGCATCCGTAATCTGATCGTACCGACCCAGAAGATGGGCAAGAGTGATGATGAACAGCGCGGTGTCATCTACCTGAGCGAGGACCCGGCTATCGCCGCTAAAAAGATAATGGGTGCGACCACAGACAGCCTGGCAGAAATCAACTTTGATTGGGAAAGGCAGCCGGGCGTTACAAATCTACTGCAGATCCTTTCGCTGACCAGCAATATGCCACAAGAAGAGGTTAACCGGCAATGGATTGGCAAGCAGCAGTATGGCGAACTGAAAAAGGCAGTCGCTACTTCGGTGCAGTCCATGCTCGAGGACTTTCAGCAGCGCCTGCAGGCAATCGACGAGGCGGCAGTGCTACGCAAACTGGAGGCCGACGAGGCGAAAGTTGCCCTTACCGCACAGGCAACCCTGCTCCGCGCCCAAAAAGCCGTAGGATTGCGCCGCTAG
- a CDS encoding RluA family pseudouridine synthase, translating into MRLDAYLAQYWPEYSRSQWQKLIKAGYVSVNGAVVTIPKQLLGEDDEVTPNPPKPDEYLRQTLIPVIYADDDVVVLDKPTGLLTHAKGALLEEYTIAEYMRPRMTDGSEGNRPGIVHRLDRDTSGVIICARNDATRSYLQRQFSQRKVKKTYLALVDGVPDLPEAIIRVPIERNPKAPATFRPGAGGKPAETAYKVLWHDDKRALLELRPLTGRTHQLRVHLTHLGVPIVNDRVYNPATNSKKRQPEGRMALHAHSLEITIPGGLRKVFTAHLPDDFTALEPALRTIELPEAQ; encoded by the coding sequence ATGCGCCTGGATGCCTACCTCGCACAGTACTGGCCTGAATACTCCCGCTCACAGTGGCAGAAGCTCATCAAGGCCGGCTATGTCTCGGTCAACGGGGCAGTGGTCACCATACCCAAGCAGCTGCTTGGTGAAGATGATGAGGTGACGCCGAACCCGCCCAAGCCCGACGAATACCTGCGCCAAACGCTTATCCCCGTCATCTACGCCGATGACGACGTGGTGGTACTGGACAAGCCGACCGGACTGCTGACACATGCCAAAGGCGCCTTGCTCGAGGAATACACCATCGCTGAATACATGCGCCCCCGCATGACTGATGGCAGTGAAGGTAACCGCCCCGGCATCGTCCACCGCCTGGACCGGGACACCAGCGGCGTCATCATCTGCGCCCGCAACGATGCCACCCGCAGCTACCTGCAGCGGCAGTTCTCGCAGCGAAAGGTCAAAAAGACATATCTGGCACTGGTAGATGGGGTGCCGGACCTGCCCGAGGCCATCATCCGCGTACCCATCGAGCGTAATCCCAAGGCACCAGCGACATTCCGTCCGGGCGCGGGCGGCAAGCCTGCCGAAACGGCTTACAAGGTACTCTGGCACGACGATAAACGTGCCTTGTTGGAACTGCGCCCCCTGACCGGCCGCACCCATCAGTTGCGCGTCCATCTGACGCACCTGGGCGTACCTATCGTCAATGACCGGGTGTACAATCCCGCCACCAACTCCAAGAAGCGCCAACCGGAAGGGCGGATGGCGTTACATGCCCACTCTTTGGAGATCACCATACCTGGCGGGCTGCGCAAAGTATTTACTGCGCACCTGCCGGATGACTTCACAGCCCTGGAGCCGGCCCTGCGCACGATCGAGCTGCCGGAGGCTCAGTGA
- a CDS encoding tetratricopeptide repeat protein, whose product MMLQRAWNREPKAATNNVASGLTARLDKLWEVAQESIQERKYLRAERALLTILKVDERSATAYNRLGILYAKQKEYSDAIECFEIAQSLEPSASSLHNVGLIYYETENYPKAAIAFEQALAMEDNHASRYIAYGKVQEKLGNYKKMIDAYEQAVTLEPSPQMLRFVADAYARTNQPELAERANAELAQINSGASVSHTKAKPAARRVVM is encoded by the coding sequence GTGATGCTCCAGCGTGCCTGGAACCGTGAGCCAAAAGCAGCTACCAACAACGTGGCCTCTGGCCTGACCGCCCGGCTTGATAAGCTGTGGGAAGTGGCTCAAGAGAGTATTCAGGAACGCAAGTACCTGCGGGCCGAACGCGCCCTGCTGACCATCCTCAAGGTGGATGAGCGCAGCGCCACCGCTTACAACCGCCTTGGCATCCTCTATGCCAAACAAAAGGAATACTCCGACGCCATCGAATGTTTTGAGATAGCCCAGAGCCTGGAGCCAAGCGCTTCCAGCCTGCACAACGTCGGCCTGATCTACTACGAAACCGAGAACTACCCCAAGGCTGCCATTGCTTTTGAGCAGGCCCTGGCCATGGAAGATAACCACGCCTCCCGCTACATCGCCTACGGCAAGGTACAGGAGAAGCTTGGCAACTACAAGAAGATGATTGATGCGTATGAGCAGGCCGTCACCCTGGAGCCAAGCCCGCAGATGCTACGCTTTGTAGCTGATGCTTATGCCCGCACCAACCAGCCCGAGCTGGCCGAGCGCGCCAACGCCGAACTGGCGCAGATCAACAGTGGCGCCAGTGTTTCGCATACCAAGGCCAAGCCGGCAGCCCGCCGCGTGGTCATGTAG